One genomic segment of Methanobacterium spitsbergense includes these proteins:
- a CDS encoding carbonic anhydrase: MIFRKKVKVSNEGHSTSFIFIIGHHNCLANS; the protein is encoded by the coding sequence ATGATATTCAGAAAAAAGGTAAAAGTATCAAATGAAGGACATTCAACTTCATTTATATTTATTATAGGCCATCATAACTGTTTAGCAAATTCTTAA
- a CDS encoding TIGR04165 family Cys-rich peptide, which yields MNLGKLDEKCPKCGCKDKILKRDIESEHHAHAKTGALLCSECGYVFKSREDEERLIYHLIKLNFILFYKFHEQFESLIYYQPKVLSHCNLNLIFNTINRFNYLFFMTSLVKNLLNSYDGL from the coding sequence GTGAACCTGGGTAAATTAGATGAAAAATGTCCTAAATGTGGTTGTAAGGATAAAATTCTCAAAAGAGATATTGAATCCGAACATCATGCACATGCCAAAACAGGAGCACTTCTGTGTAGTGAATGTGGATATGTATTTAAAAGCAGAGAAGATGAAGAAAGACTGATCTATCATTTAATAAAACTAAATTTCATACTTTTTTATAAATTTCATGAACAATTTGAATCTTTGATCTACTATCAACCCAAAGTCCTATCACATTGCAATTTAAATTTAATTTTTAATACGATAAACCGATTCAATTATCTGTTCTTTATGACTTCACTAGTTAAGAATTTGCTAAACAGTTATGATGGCCTATAA
- a CDS encoding DUF368 domain-containing protein: MGTADVMPGVSGGTIALITGIYERLVHSISKINFKFLKPLFKAQFKESWQIFRKEVDLELFIPLLMGIGIAVLTLSRLMSFLLANYVAFTYAFFAGLIIASTYIVYKEIDGFSVKYFSFGIVGFVFAFIFVGLNPIQANHTLPIIFFSGMLAICAMILPGISGAFILLLINQYEYMINALNSVSISEIITFILGALVGIISFSRLLDYLLQHHEHVTMSFLVGLMLGTLRLPYQKIAVTETNSIIVSAVLGLIAFGIVIIMEKKFRYIDY; this comes from the coding sequence ATGGGAACAGCTGATGTGATGCCTGGGGTTTCTGGAGGCACAATAGCCCTAATAACAGGAATATATGAGCGATTAGTACACTCCATTAGTAAAATAAACTTTAAATTTTTAAAACCCCTATTTAAAGCCCAATTTAAAGAGTCATGGCAAATATTTCGAAAAGAAGTTGATTTAGAATTATTTATTCCTTTATTAATGGGAATAGGAATAGCCGTATTAACCTTATCTCGTTTAATGAGCTTTTTGTTGGCAAACTACGTAGCTTTTACCTATGCATTCTTTGCAGGTTTGATTATAGCATCAACGTATATTGTTTACAAAGAAATTGATGGTTTTTCAGTTAAATATTTCAGTTTTGGTATTGTTGGATTTGTATTTGCATTTATTTTTGTAGGTTTAAACCCAATTCAGGCTAATCACACATTGCCCATAATTTTCTTTTCTGGTATGCTTGCAATATGTGCTATGATACTGCCGGGAATATCTGGAGCATTCATTTTACTACTTATTAACCAATACGAATACATGATCAATGCCCTGAACAGTGTTTCAATTAGTGAAATCATAACCTTCATCCTGGGAGCACTGGTAGGGATAATTTCCTTCTCAAGATTACTAGATTATCTTTTACAGCATCATGAACATGTTACAATGTCTTTCCTTGTAGGATTGATGTTAGGTACATTAAGATTACCTTATCAAAAAATTGCTGTAACCGAAACCAACTCTATCATCGTTTCAGCTGTATTAGGATTAATAGCATTTGGAATAGTGATTATAATGGAGAAAAAATTCCGATATATTGACTATTAA
- a CDS encoding carbonic anhydrase, producing the protein MKTKFVTCLNCIDGRVQLPVINWIITNYDVKYVDMITAPGIDGLMADMGTNIKDILEKISISKNVHLTNQLFIVGHHDCLANPVKDETHNQQIIDSVDRIKESYSPCNVIGLWVDSKFNVQVVYEL; encoded by the coding sequence ATGAAAACAAAATTTGTTACATGCCTAAACTGTATTGATGGTAGAGTTCAACTCCCTGTAATCAACTGGATAATAACAAATTATGATGTGAAATATGTTGACATGATAACTGCTCCTGGAATAGATGGTCTAATGGCAGATATGGGCACTAATATTAAGGATATTCTTGAAAAGATAAGTATTTCAAAAAATGTACATTTAACAAATCAATTATTCATTGTTGGGCATCATGATTGTTTAGCAAATCCTGTAAAAGATGAAACACATAATCAACAGATAATTGATTCAGTTGATCGTATTAAAGAATCATATTCTCCTTGTAATGTAATAGGACTATGGGTAGACAGTAAATTCAATGTCCAAGTAGTTTATGAACTTTAG
- a CDS encoding cation diffusion facilitator family transporter — MNEYYRTVRKVLIIILVLNIAVALVKVLYGWYSNSLSMMTDGFHSFFDGTSNVVGIIGITLASRPADKEHHYGHWKIETFASIIIAVLLFVVCLEIIQSAVNRFFNPSLPEITTISFLVMGVTILINIGVSWYEYKKGREIDSKILVADSLHTRSDIYASIAVIIGFFAIKAGYVFIDPVIALAIAVLIAKTGIDIIKESSEVLLDKSTISKETISNIVNTVPGVIQTHKIRTRGKKSKTYIDLHITVDPSFSIDKAHNIGNEVESKLKKSFPGIKEVLIHIEPDNED; from the coding sequence ATGAATGAATATTATCGTACTGTTCGGAAAGTTCTTATTATTATTTTGGTACTGAATATAGCTGTGGCTTTAGTTAAGGTTCTGTATGGGTGGTATTCAAATTCTTTAAGTATGATGACCGATGGGTTTCATTCATTTTTCGATGGGACTTCTAATGTTGTAGGAATTATTGGGATCACATTAGCATCAAGACCTGCAGATAAAGAACATCATTATGGGCATTGGAAAATTGAGACATTTGCATCAATAATAATAGCAGTACTCCTTTTTGTCGTATGTTTAGAGATCATTCAATCAGCAGTAAACAGATTTTTCAATCCCTCCCTGCCTGAAATAACTACAATCAGTTTTTTAGTTATGGGAGTTACCATATTGATAAACATAGGAGTTTCATGGTATGAATATAAAAAAGGAAGAGAAATAGACAGTAAAATACTTGTTGCAGATTCTTTGCACACTAGAAGCGATATATATGCTTCAATTGCAGTTATTATAGGATTCTTTGCAATTAAAGCCGGATATGTTTTCATAGATCCTGTTATTGCATTGGCAATAGCAGTATTAATCGCCAAAACCGGTATTGACATAATTAAAGAAAGTTCTGAAGTTCTGTTGGATAAATCGACTATTAGTAAGGAAACAATATCAAACATTGTAAACACCGTACCGGGTGTTATTCAAACTCATAAGATCAGAACTAGGGGTAAAAAATCCAAAACATACATAGATTTACATATAACAGTTGATCCTTCTTTTTCTATAGATAAAGCACATAATATCGGGAATGAAGTAGAATCAAAACTAAAAAAATCTTTCCCAGGAATAAAAGAGGTTCTAATTCATATAGAACCCGATAACGAAGATTAA